ATCCATTCGGCGTCCTGCGGGCCGAGTTCGTCGTCCACCCACACGAACGGGCGCCCGGCGGCCCAGGCCGTCAGGTGGCGGGTCTTCCAGTGCAGACCGTCCGGGTCCTCCTGGTGGAGCTGCGGCCAGGCGATGAACGGCAGGCGGGGCAGACCGAGCAACGGCGAGAGCCAGGTGTTGGCCTCGTTCATCCAGGTGGTCGCCCAGACCAACTCGTACGGAAGTGCCAGCAGTTCGGGGCCGTGCCCGGGGTTGAGCCAGACCCGCAGCGGCCGCACGTACTCGGCCGGCCGCTGCGGGTGGCGGGCCACCCATGAGTCGGGCTTGATCCGGTGCGTACGGTAGCCCGCCGGGCGGCGGTGCGGCTTGGCCGCATACGGGTTGAGCGGGCCGTCCACGTCGAGGAGCAGCAGCGGTGCCGGCGGCGGGGTCATGCCCGCCATCCTCACCCGGCGGGTGGTCCACGAACAAGGGAGCGGGGAGGCCGGAAACCGGAATGCGGACCGGCGTCCGCCGGGCGATACACCCGACCGCCCCGGACCGGTGCCGGCCGCCGTCAGGGCCGCTGCCAGAGCTTGCGCTCCGCCAGCAGTGGCAGCACGCCCTCGCCGAACCAGTAGGCCTCCTCCAGGTGCGGCATGCCGGAGAGGATGAACTCCTCGATGCCCAAGGCGTGATACTCCTCGACGAGAGCGGCCACCTCCCGGTGGCTGCCCACCATCGCGGTGCCCGCGCCGCCCCGGATCAGGCCGATGCCGGCCCACAGACCCGGATGGACCTCCAGCCGCTCGGCCGAACCGCCGTGCAGCTCCAGCATCCGCCGCTGGCCCTCCGACTCGCTGCGGGCGAGGGCCCGTTGGGTCTCCCGGATCCGGTACGGGTCCATCCCGGCGAGCAGCCGGTCGGCCTCGGCCCAGGCCTGCGCGGAGGTGTCCCGGGCGATCACGTGCAGCCGGATGCCGAACCGCGGCGAACGCCCGTGCGCGGCGGCCAGCCGGCGGATCCACCCGATCTTCTCCGCGACCTGGGCGGGCGGTTCGCCCCAGGTGAGGTAGACGTCGGCGTGCCGCGCCGCGACCTCGCCCGCCGCCGCCGAGGAGCCGCCGAAGTACACCGCCGGGACCGGATCCGGCAGCCGGTTCAACTTGGCCCGCTCCACCCGCAGATGAGGGCCGTGGTGGTCGACCGTCCCGCCCGCCCAGAGCCGCCGCGAGATGTCCAGGAACTCGCCGGCCCGGGCGTACCGGGCGTCCTTGTCGAGGAAGTCCCCGTACGCCCGCTGCTCGGCCGACTCGCCGCCGGTGACCACGTTGAGCAGCAGCCGACCGCCGGACTGGCGCTGGTAGGTGGCCGCCATCTGGGCGGACAGCGTCGGGCCGACCTGGCCGGGGCGGAAGGCCACCAGGTACTTCAGCCGCTCGGTCACCTGGGTGAGCATCGCGGTGGTCAGCCAGGCGTCCTCGCACCAGGCGCCGGTCGGGGTGAGCACCGCCTCGAAGCCCAACTGCTCGGCGCTGCGGGCGACCTGCCCGAGGTAGGCGATGCTCGGCGGCCGGTCGGAGCCGGCCGTACCGGGGGTCGAGCCGTGGCCGCCGCCGACGACGTGACGACTGTCACCGTTGGTGGGGAGGAACCAGTGGAAGGCGAGGGACATGCGCGAACTCCTGACCGGGTGCGGCCGGCACGGCCGGGCGCTGCCTGCGGAAACCTACGGGTGACGAAGGTGACAGGTCAGCCGCGACAGGTGGCACCGGCCAGCCGGCACAGGTCGACGTGCAGACGTCGGACCAGGCGGTCGGCGGGAGCGGCGGTCATGGGGGGATTATCCGGGGGCGGATCGCCCTGGATCAAGGGCGGAGGGCGGATCGCCTCGGTCCGAGCGCCTGGTCCGGCGGGTACGGGGCACGGCCGGCGCAACGACGGACGCCCGCCGTCACCCCTTGCGGGGGACGGCGGGCGTCACGTTGCAGCGGACGAACAGAGCCTCAGGCTCAGATCTGGCCGGCCTTCTCCAGCGCCGAGCAGCAGGTGTTGACCATGAGGCGGGTCACCACGTACGGGTCGACGTTGGCGTTCGGGCGACGGTCCTCGATGTAGCCCTTCTGGTCGACCTCGACCTGCCACGGGATGCGGACCGAGGCGCCGCGGTTGGAGACGCCGTAGCTGTAGACGTTCCACGGGGCGGTCTCGTGCTTGCCCGTCAGGCGGGACTCGATCTCGGCACCGTACTGGGTGACGTGCTCGAGGACCTTCTCCTGCGAGGCGCCGAGCGACTCGCAGGCGGTGATGATGGCGTCGTAGCCCTCACGCATCGCCTTGGTGGAGAAGTTGGTGTGCGCGCCGGCACCGTTCCAGTCGCCACGGGCGGGCTTGGCGTCGAGGGTGGCGTCGATGCCGAACTCCTCGGCGGTGCGGTAGAGCAGGTAGCGGGCGATCCACATGTCGTCGGACACGGTCAGCGCGTCGACCGGGCCGATCTGGAACTCCCACTGACCGGGCATGACCTCGGCGTTGATGCCGCAGATCGCCAGGCCGGCGGCGAGGCAGCGGTCGAGGTGCAGCTCGACGATCTCGCGACCGAAGACCTCCTCGGCGCCGACGCCGCAGTAGTAGCCGCCCTGCGGGGCCGGGAAGCCGCCCTCGGGGAAGCCGAGCGGGCGCGAGCCCTTGAAGAAGGTGTACTCCTGCTCGATGCCGAAGATCGACTCCTGGGCGGCGAACTGCTCGGCGACCGGGCGCAGCAGGGCGCGGGTGTTCGAGACGTGGGGGGTACCGTCGATCTCGAAGACCTCGCACAGGACGAGGATGTTGTCGCCGCCGCGGATCGGGTCCGGAAGGGTCCGGACCGGCTCCAGCACGCGGTCGGACGCGTGGCCCTCGGCCTGGTTGGTCGACGAGCCGTCGAAGCCCCACGTGGGGATCTTGTCCGCGTTGGCCAGGATCCGAGTCTTGGAGCGGAGCTTGGCGGTCGGCTGCGTGCCGTCGATCCAGATGTACTCGGCCTTGATTGCCACGGCGGTGAACCTCGCAAACTGAGTGGTGGGTGCCCGCGTAGCGTCGCAAGCCGCCGTTTCCCGGTTGTTCCTCCTATGTGACGCCCATGTAAACCAACTGTCCGCACCGGCCCTGTCACGCTCCGGGAGTGCCGTCGGTGTCACCCCCGGGCCCTCCGGGTGCACCCCCGGAACGGGGTGGGCGCACGGGAGGGGCGACCGTCGGAGCGCACCCGCTCGGCGCGCTCCCCCGCGCCGCACGCGCGCCTTGGTACGCACCCTCTCGGTGCGCGCTCCTTTCGGCGCGTACTCCCCTCAGTACGCACCCCCTCAGTACGCACCCCAGGCGCACTCCTCTCAGCACATGCCCCTTCGGTACACGCCCCTTCAGTGCCGTCGCGCGTGGGCCCGGCGGCGGCGGGCGAACCAGAGGGCGCCCGCTCCGCCCGCGATCAGCGCGGCGGCCCCGGCGGCCAGCGGGCCGGTGCCGCTGCTGCCGGTGGCCGCCAGGTGCTCGCCGGTACCGGCCTGCGGCACGGCCGCCCTGCCGCTGCCGGTGCTGTCCGCCGCCTTCACGGCGGCCGGGGTGGTCGGCGCCGTGGCGGTGGTGGCGGCGGTGGTCGGCGTGGTGCTGCCGGCGGCCGGCTTCTCGCAGCTCACCGAGGCGATGGTGACGGTGCCGCTGACCTTGGCCACGTTGAGGTTGAGCGGGTTCAGCTCGATCCGCACCTCCAGGGCGGAGGCGGCCGCCGTGCTGGAGGTGGTGCTGCGCCTGGAGAACTCGACCGAGACGCTGCCGACGGCGGGCACGTCCACCTTGGTCGGTGCGTACAGGCCGACCGCGACCGGCTTGCCGAGGACGGTGAGCTTGGCGGGGGCGGTGACGTCGGCGGTGGGCGGTCCGTCCACCGGGCAGGTCACCTTGGAGCTGAGGGCTTCCAGGCCGAGCAGGGCGGTCAGCGGCAGGCCCGGCGCGTGGACGTCCGCGTTGACCAGCTCGACCGAGGCCGCGGTCCCCTTGGCGTCGACCGTGGTGACGGAACGGCCGACGTCGGCCTTGACCAGGGTGACCGGGCCCTGCTGGTCGACGCCGTCCACCTTCGCGGTGAGGACGGAGCCGTCGCGTCGGGCCGGGCTCTCGACCTTGTTCAACGAGATGTTCACCGGCACGTCCACGGCGTTGTTCAGCAGGCTGACGTCCAGGTCCACCTCGGCCGTGACCGCGCGGGCGCTGCCGGCGGCCGGGGCCCCCGTCGAACCGGTGCCGCCGGCCCCGGAGACGGCACCGGGCACGGTCGCGTGGGCGGCGCCGGCGGGCAGTACGGCCGCCGCGACGACCAGGGTGGCGACGGCGACACGGAGAGATGAGGACAGCAAAGGAGGAACCCCCACACATGGCGATCGGGAGAGAGCGCCACCGATGTCACCCCACGCGCGGGAATGCTCCGCGCCGGACCGGGGGAAGGTTGCCGCTCTCGACTGCCGCCATCCTCTTCGAACAATCCGTCACATGAGTAACACAGAGCGTCAGTTCACTCCTTCGGGTGAGATTGACGCCACGTGTTGACGGTACGGCGACAGCCGCTCCCCGGCCGCGGACCGGGCCCGGTCCGGGGCCGGGCGCCCCAACGCCCTTGAGCGCTACGGAAGTCGCCAGTCCACCGGCTGTGCACCCTGCCGTACCAGCAGTTCGTTGGCCCGGCTGAACGGACGCGAGCCGAAGAAGCCCGAGTTCGCCGAGTACGGGCTCGGGTGCGCCGACTCGACCGCCGGCACCTCGCCCAGCAACGGGCGCAGGTTACGGGCGTCGCGGCCCCAGAGGATCGCCACCAGCGGACCGCCGCGCGCCGCCAGCGCCTTGATCGCCTGCTCGGTGACCTCCTCCCACCCCTTGCCCCGGTGCGCGGCCGGCTTGCGCGGCGCGGTCGTCAGGGCGCGGTTGAGCAGCAGGACGCCCTGCTCCGTCCAGGGGGTGAGGTCGCCGTTGGAGGGCTGCGGCAGGCCGAGGTCCTGGCCGTACTCCTGGTAGATGTTGATCAGGCTGGCCGGGATCGGCCGGACCTCCGGCGCCACCGAGAAGGACAGACCCACGGCGTGGCCCGGCGTGGGGTAGGGATCCTGTCCGACGATCAGCACCCGCACCGCGTCGAACGGCTGCTGGAAGGCGCGCAGCACGTTCGGCCCGGAGGGCAGGTAGGTTCGGCCGGCGGCGATCTCCGCGCGCAGGAAGTCGCCCATGGCGGCCACCTGTCCGGCCACCGGCTGCAGTGCGGTGGCCCAGCCGGGCTCGACGATCTCGTTCAGTGGACGCGGTGCCATGCGCACCACCCTATCGGCCCAGTGCGGGCCACCTTGCCGGGCCCGCCGGCTGGCCGGGCACGGCCCCGGCGCAGCCCGTACGCCCGGTCGGCGGCAGCGCCGACGACCCGTCCTGGCAGGCCCGCAGGGCCCGTCCGACCGACCGGGTCACCCGACCGGACGGCCTCGCAGCACCACCAGCCGCGGGTCCGCCAGCACCCGGACGTCGGCGCGCGGGTCCTCGGCGTACACCACCAGGTCGGCGGAGGCGCCCTCGGTCAGACCGTCCCGGCCGAGCCAGGCCCTGGCACCCCAACTGGCGGCCGAGAGCGCCTCGGCGGGCGTCAGGCCGGCCTTCACCAGCTCGGCCACCTCCTGCGCGACCAGGCCGTGGGCGAGCGAGCCGCCGGCGTCGGTGCCGACGTAGACCGGGATGCCCGCGTCGTGCGCGGCGCCCACGGTGTCGTAACGGCGCTCGTGCAGCCGGCGCATGTGCGCGGACCAGGCCGGGAACTTGTCCTCGCCACCGGCCGCGAGCTTCGGGAAGGTCGCGATGTTGACCAGGGTCGGGACGATCGCCACGCCGCGCTCGGCGAACTGCGGGATCAACTCCTCGGTCAGGCCGGTCGCGTGCTCCACGCAGTCGATGCCGGCGGCCAGCAGGTCGGGCAGCGACTCGGCGGCGAAGCAGTGCGCGGTGACCCGCGCGCCCTCCTGGTGCGCGGCCGCGATCGCCTCGGCCAGGGCGTCGCCGGGCCAGCAGGCGGCGAGGTCGCCGCGCTCGCGGTCGATCCAGTCGCCGACCAGCTTCACCCAGCCGTCGCCGCGCCGGGCCTCCGCCCGGACGTAGGCCGGCAGGTCTCCCGGCTCGATCTCGTGCGCGTAGTTGCGGATGTAGCGCCGGGTACGGGCGATGTGGCGGCCCGCGCGGATGATCCGGGGCAGGTCCTCACGGTCGTCGATCCAGCGGGTGTCGGCGGCCGAGCCGGCGTCGCGGATCAGCAGGGTGCCGGCGTCGCGGTCGGTCAGTGCCTGCTTCTCGCTGGTGGCCTCGTCCACCGCGCCGTGCGCGTCCAGGCCGACGTGGCAGTGCGCGTCGACCAGGCCGGGCAGCACCCAGCCGGAGACCGTCCGGACGTCGCCCGCGGCCGGCCGCTCGAAGGTCACCCGCCCGTCCACCACCCAGAGTTCGTCCCGGACGTCCTCGGGGCCGACCAGCACCCGGCCCTTGATGTGCAGCACCCCAGCGTCGCTCATGACCGCACTCTACCGACGGGTCCGGCCGGGCCGGCGGCGGGCGATGGGGCAGACTGGGCGCCGGGGCCCGTCCGCACGGCGTCCTCCGTACACCACAGGCCGCCCCGGCCACCGGCAGGGCGGCCCGGCGGGCCTGCCCCGCCCGGCCGGCGGCGGAGCACCACGACCCGCGAAAGGCCGGCCCCGTGAACCCCTTCCTCGACCTCCCCCCGCTCGGCGCCGCGCACTTCGCCGCGATCGAGGACAAGGTGGCCGCACTGCTGCACACCACCGCCGACGTGATCGTCACCCAGGGCGAGGCGCTGCTCCCGCTGGAGGCGGCCATCCGCGGCGCCGCGCACCCCGGCAGCACGGCACTCAACATCGTGACCGGCCCGTACGGGCAGACCTTCGGGAACTGGCTGCGGGACTGCGGTGCCAAGGTCGTGGACCTGGCGGTGCCCTTCGACAGCGCCGTCACCGCCGACCAGGTCGCCGAGGCGCTGCGGGCCCACCCGGAGATCGACTTCGTCTCGCTGGTGCACGCCGAGGCCGCCACCGGCAACACCAACCCGGTGGCGGAGATCGCCGCGGTGGTGCGCGAGCACGGCGCGCTGCTGATGCTGGACGCCGTCGCCTCGGTCGCCGCCGAGCCGCTGCTGACGGACGCCTGGGGCGTGGACCTCTGTGTGATCGGCGGGCAGAAGGCGATGGGCGGCCCGGCCGGCGTCTCGGCCGTGTCGGTCAGCGCGCGGGCCTGGGAGCGGATCACCGCCAACCCGGCCGCGCCGCGCCGCTCCTACCTCTCGCTGCTGGACTGGAAGGAGCGCTGGACGGACGCCGGCCGTACCGTCCTCCCGCACGCCCCCGCCCAGCTGGAGATGCTCGCGCTGGACGCCTGCCTCGACCGGATCGCCGCCGACACCCTCGACGCCACCGTCGCCCGGCACCGCGCCGCGGCGGCCGCCACCCGCGCCGGGGTCCGGGCACTGGGCACCCTGACCCCGTTCGTCCCCGCCGACGGGCACGCGGCTCCCGTGGCCACCACCCTGCGCACCCCGCCCGGCCTGAACGCCGCCGAGCTGGCCGCCGGTCTGGACCGCGCCCTGCCCGTGCAGGCGGGCGGCGGCGCACCGGCCGCCGAGATGCTGCGGGTCAACCACTACGGCCGGAACGCGTCGTCGGAGGTCGTCCAGGACTGCCTGACCGCGCTCGGCGAGGCGCTGCTGGCCACCGGCGCCGCCGCCGACGTGCCGACGGCGACGGCCGCCGCGGCGGCGGCCTGGCGGGCGGCGGGCGGCCCCACCGGGTGACCCGCGGCAGGGGGCCGGTCGGGGCGGAGCGGCCGCTCCGTCCGTGCGCGTGCGGGCGGACCCCCGGGGCGGCCGGGGCGACCGCGACCGACGGACCTCTTGAGCACCTCAAGTGAACCGCTGGGCTCCGGCCACGATCCCATGGACGCCTTCGACGCCCATCTGGTCACCGGGGGCTACCCGCGGCTGCTCCGGGAGTGCGCGACCGCGGCCGGCGCCCGGCCTCTCGTCGAACAGGAGCTGACCCACGAGAACAGCAGCGACGTCGTGGCCCGGACCGCCCGGACCCGGCAGGGACGGCCGTCGGCACGGTGAAGTGGCGGGAGCGCAAGCGGTCACCGCCGGCGAACCGGCCCATCCGGCCGGAGCCCGGGCCTTGGTGCCCGAGGCCGCCGGGGCCCGGCTGGTCACCGTCTGCCCGGCGGGCCTGCACTCCGGCGTGGAGCCCGACCCGCGCCTGGACGCGGGGGATCTGCTGGCAGCCCGGCAGCGATGAGGGCGGCCGGGTGCGCCGGCTGGCCGGAACGGGCGCCGGAGCGTGGGGCTGCGGGCTGCGGGCTCCGGGCTCCGGGGTGCTGAGCGCGGGGCGCGGGGCCGTGCCGGGGGCGCGGGCCGGGTGAGGCCCGTGGTCCCCGGCTGCGGAGCGACTTGGACCGTGCGAATCTACGAAGGTGCCGGAGACCACGGAGGACGCCGTACCGGGCGAGGAACCGGGCCGGCCGGCGGGCGCGGCCCTGCTGGCCGCCACCTGCGTCTCGACCCTGGTCGTCAACGCCAACACCTCGGCGGTGAGCATCCTGCTGCCGGCGATCAGCGCGGACACCGGCGCGTCCCTCGACACCCTCCAGTGGGCCATCACCGGGTATTCGCTGGTCGGCGCGGCCGTGATCGTCACCTCGGGCGCCCTCGGCGACGTCTTCGGGCGGCGGCTGGTCTTCCTCGCCGGGCTGGCCCTGTTCATCGCCTCCTGCGCCGTGATCGCGCTGTCCGGCAGCGGCGCGGGGGTGATCGCGGGCCGGGCGGTCCAGGGCGCCTCCGGGGCCACGATCCTGGCGTGCGGGATGAGCCTGCTGTCGGTGGCGACCTCGGGACAGGGCCGGGTCCGGGCCGTGACCGTGTGGGGCGCCGCCTCGGCGGTGGGCGCGGCCGTCGGGCCGCTGGTGGGCGGCCTACTGGTGGACGGCATCGGGTGGCAGGGCCTGTTCTGGATCGACGCGGCGATCGCGGCGGCCTGCGTCCCGGTCACCCTGAGCGGCATCACCGAGTCCCGTGATCCCGACCGCAGCCGGTCGATCGACTTCGCGGGGACGGTGCTGATCGCCGCCGTGCTGGCCCCGGCGCTGCTCGCGCTGAGCGAGGGCGCCGACTGGGGCTGGACGTCGGCGGGAGTGCTGGGCTGCCTCGCACTGTCCCTGCTCGCGGCCCTCGCCTTCGTCGCGGTGGAGCGGCGGGTGGACGAGCCGCTGGTGGACCTGCGGCTGCTGCGCGACCGCGTGCTGATCGGCGCCACGGTGGCGATCCTGCTCAGCGCCGGCGTGATCAACGGCCTGATGTACCTGGTCAGCCTCTACTTCCAGAATCCCGCCACGCTCGCCCTGAGCCCGTTCCAGGCCGGCCTGGCGACCCTGCCCGCGACCGTGGGCCTGATCGCCGTCACCCCGCTGGTGCCCCGGGCCGTCAAGCGGCTGGGCGTCGGGCCGGTGATCGGGGTCGGTTTCCTGGCGGCGACGGCCGGCTGCGCGCTGCTGGTGCTGGTGCAGGCCGACTGGCGGTACGGGGCGTTCGCCCTGCCGCTGGTGCTGCTGGCCGCCGGCCTGGGGCTCGTCAACGGCCCGGCGAGCTCGGCCTCCACCTCGTCGGTGGCCGAGGACGACGTCGGCGCGGCGTCCGGCATCTCGAACATGGCCCGCTACATCGGTGCCGCCGCGTTCACCGCGGCCGTGGCCACCGTGAACACGTCCGTCGGCGCGTCGCACCTCGCGAGCGGCGCGGGAACGGCGCAGGCGCTGGCGGCGGGCCTCTCCCGGGCCTGCCTGCTGCTCACCATCGCGTGCGGGGTGGGCGTACTGCTCTCCGTCCTGGCCGCCCGGGCCCGCCGTCGCCGGGTCCGGCCCGGGGCGTACGGGGCGGCGGCGGCCTCCCACGCCCATACCGTCAGCTCCGAGGTCGCCGGCTCCGGGTGACGCGGGCGGCGGCCGGCCCGCTCGGCACCGGTCAGGCGGGCACCTCGGCCAGCAGCCGCATCTCCCGGGCGTGCGCGGCGACCTCCTCGACCTCCGGAGGGCCGCCGAACTCGTCCACCTCGCTGTACATGGCCGTCATGCTGCCGTCCGCCCAGAAGCAGACGCCGGCCACCAGGCCCTCGTCCATCGCCAGGCGTCCGCATTCCATCACCCCGCCCCGGGCGCCGGGGTCGACCGTCCGCCGCTCGGTGAAGGCCGTCGCGAACTCCGCGTCGTCGCCGGCCGCTCGCGTGCTCTCGTCCAGGGACGGGACGAAGGCGTGGCGCTCGTAGCCCTGCACGATGACCATCCGGTGCTCGCCCTCGGACGAGTGGACGGTGCCGAAGGCGGACGGGTCGGCGGCGCCCTCCCGGGCGCGCCGGCGCACGGCAAGGGTGAGCGGCGAGTCGGGCTCCAGTGCCATCCCGCGGAACTGCGCGGGGGCCTGGAAGCGGTAGGCGCCGAGCGCGGCGAAGTTGTCGGCGAAGGCGTAGCCGGCGCCGCCCAGGGCGAGGGCGACCACCGTGAGGACGGCCATCCACCGCCGACGGCGGGGGCCGGCGGGTACGCCGTGGTCGTCGGGGGCGGTGCCGTCCGGGGTGTCCGGGGTGTCGGCGACGGCTGGCTCGGCGGCCTCGGCCGGCTCCTGGTCAGGCTGTTCCATCGGCGGATCGCATCAGCTGCAAGCTGTCCGGGCAAGGTCGAAATCCCCGCTTTGGGGGTCTGCGGGAGCAATTGCCCGCATGATCGTTACCGGATCGCCTCCGGGTTGCCCCCGGTACCGCGCGCCGCCTGCGTCGGCACTGTTCCCGCACCGTTCACCTCTGCGGCACCGGCTCCTCACCCGCGCCCGGCAGGGTCTTCGACATCGGCAAAGTTGGCTATACAACTTCGGCCGCCCGATCGCCCGAGGAGGAGAACCCGCATGCCGCTGTCCCCCCTGTCGCCGTACTGGCTGCGCGACAACTGCCCCTGCACCCGGTGCCGCGACCCGCGCAACGGGCAGAAGCTGTTCCAGATCACCGACCTGCCGGAGGACCTGGCGATCGCGGACCAGGACGAGGGCGCCGACCACCTGGCGGTGCTCTGGTCCGACGGCCACCGCTCGCGCTACCCGCTGGAGTGGCTGGACGCCGAGGGCGCCGACGACGGCCGCAACGAGGACGGCAAGCGGCTGTGGGCCGCCGCCGACTTCGCCGCGGGCCTGCCTGAGGCCGACTGGGGCGCCTACCTGGCCGACCCGGCGGAACGCGCGGCGGTGCTCGGCGCGGTGCTGCGATCCGGCTTCGCCGTGCTGCGCGGGGTACCGGCCGTCGAGGGTCAGGTGCTCGACGTGGCCCGGACCTTCGGCTACGTCCGCGAGACCAACTACGGCCGGCTGTTCGACGTCCGGGTTGAGGCCGACCCGAACAACCTGGCCTTCACGAACGCGGCCATCGCCCCGCACAGCGACAACCCGTACCGCGACCCGGTACCGACCCTCCAACTGCTGCACTGCCTCGACAACTCGGCCGTCGGCGGCGACTCCGGCCTGGTCGACGGCTTCCGCGCGGCCGCCGAGCTTCGCGCGGAGGACCCGGCGGCCTTCGCGGTGCTGACCCGCACCCTCGTCCCGTTCGTCTTCCGCGACCGCGCCACCGAACTGCGCGCCGACCGCCCGCTGATCGAGCTGGACGCGCTCGGGCGGATCCGGGAGGTGCGGTTCAACAACCGCTCGATCAGCACCTTGCGCCTGCCCGCCGCCGAACTGGACGCCTTCTACGCCGCCTACCGGCGCTTCGCCGCCGTCACCCTACGCCCCGAACTGCGGTTGGAGTTCCGGCTCGGCCCCGGCGACTGCCTGATCTTCGACAACGTCCGCCTGCTGCACGCCCGGACGGCCTTCGAACCGGCCGGCCCCGGGGGCGGCGCGCGCCACCTCCAGGGTTGCTACGCCGACCTGGACTCGCTGACCAGCACCCTCGCGGTGCTGAACCGGCAGGCCGCCGCGCTCGACACCATCGCCGAGTACTTCGAGGGCGAGGGCGCCGCCGAGTACCTGGGCGAGGCCGTCACCTTGGCCGAGCACATGCTGCAGGCCGGAGCGCTGGCCGAGGCGGCCGGGGCGCCGGCCCACCTGGTCGCGGCGGCGCTGCTGCACGACGTGGGCCACTTCGAGCGCACCGGGCTGGAGTTGATGGCCGGCCGGGACAACCGGCACAGCGACACCGGCGCCGCCTGGCTGGCGCAGTGGTTCGGCCCCGAGGTCACCGAGCCGGTCCGGCTGCACGTGGCCGCCAAGCGGTACCTGTGCACGGCCGAGCCCGGCTACCGGGCCCGGCTCTCCGAGGCCTCCGAGTACACCCTGCGGGTGCAGGGCGGCCCGATGACCGAGGAGCAGGCCGCCGCCTTCGCGGCCCTGCCGGGTGCCGAGGAAGCGGTGGCGGTCCGCCGCTGGGACGAGGAGGCCAAGTACGCCGACGCGGCCATGCCCACCTTCGACCACTTCCGTCCGCTGCTGGCCGCCCTGATCCGCTGACGCCCGGCCGGCGGGGTGACGGGGCCGGGGCTCGGGTGGCGGTCCGCCGCCCCGCCGGTCATGGCCCCGTCGCTCAGTCGCTGTCCCGTGCGTGCCGCGAAAGCGCTGACGTGGCCAGCGAGTTGTGCACGCTGAAGGCCACCGTCCCCGGCAGGTAGCGGTCCTGCGACCACTCCACCGGGGTACCGGTCGGGTCGGTGGTGCGGCGGCGCTCGCGCAGCAGCGGGCTGCCGCGCCGGCATCCCAGCAGCCGGGCGTCCTCGGCGTTCGCGGCGACCACGTCGATGGTGTGGTCGGCGTCCGTGAACAGGATGCCGTGCTCGCGCAGTTGCTCGGTGTGCGAGACCACGTCGGCCGGCAGCTCGGCCACCAGCTCGCCCACCCGCGGCGGGTAGACCGTCCGTTCGACCATCACCGGCGCGCCGGACAGGGTGCGCAGCCGGACGATCGCGTAGACCTCGGCGCCCGGCTCCAGGCGCAGCTGCTCCCGCTCGGCGGCGTCGGCAGGGCGGTGGACCAGCGAGTCCAGGATGCCGCCAGGCTCCTCCCCCATCGAGCGGGCCCAGTGGGTGAAGCTGAGCAGCTCCGAGAAGCTCTGAACCCGGGCGTTGCCGAGCACCACCCGGCGGGTGCCGCGGCGCGAGGTGACCAGGCCGTCCGAGCGCAGCACCGCCAGCGCCTGCCGCACGGTGCCACGGGACACGCCGTACTGCTCGGCGAGCGCGCCCTCCGCGGGCAGCCGCCCGGCCTCGCCGAACGCGCCGGTGGTGATGGCCTCGCGGAGGTCGGCGGCGACCTTGCGGTAGAGGGCGACGCCGCGCTCGGTTCCGGCCGGGCCGGGTGCGGACTGGTCCGGTTCGAGTGCCACGTCAGTCAAGGTCCCTCCTGGGGCGGTGTCCTGCGCTGCCGTACCGGCGCGGACAGGCTGACCTTATCCGTTGCGCCTTCGAAGCATCGCACCATTCCGATCA
The sequence above is a segment of the Kitasatospora sp. NBC_00240 genome. Coding sequences within it:
- a CDS encoding MFS transporter; translation: MPETTEDAVPGEEPGRPAGAALLAATCVSTLVVNANTSAVSILLPAISADTGASLDTLQWAITGYSLVGAAVIVTSGALGDVFGRRLVFLAGLALFIASCAVIALSGSGAGVIAGRAVQGASGATILACGMSLLSVATSGQGRVRAVTVWGAASAVGAAVGPLVGGLLVDGIGWQGLFWIDAAIAAACVPVTLSGITESRDPDRSRSIDFAGTVLIAAVLAPALLALSEGADWGWTSAGVLGCLALSLLAALAFVAVERRVDEPLVDLRLLRDRVLIGATVAILLSAGVINGLMYLVSLYFQNPATLALSPFQAGLATLPATVGLIAVTPLVPRAVKRLGVGPVIGVGFLAATAGCALLVLVQADWRYGAFALPLVLLAAGLGLVNGPASSASTSSVAEDDVGAASGISNMARYIGAAAFTAAVATVNTSVGASHLASGAGTAQALAAGLSRACLLLTIACGVGVLLSVLAARARRRRVRPGAYGAAAASHAHTVSSEVAGSG
- a CDS encoding GntR family transcriptional regulator; this translates as MALEPDQSAPGPAGTERGVALYRKVAADLREAITTGAFGEAGRLPAEGALAEQYGVSRGTVRQALAVLRSDGLVTSRRGTRRVVLGNARVQSFSELLSFTHWARSMGEEPGGILDSLVHRPADAAEREQLRLEPGAEVYAIVRLRTLSGAPVMVERTVYPPRVGELVAELPADVVSHTEQLREHGILFTDADHTIDVVAANAEDARLLGCRRGSPLLRERRRTTDPTGTPVEWSQDRYLPGTVAFSVHNSLATSALSRHARDSD
- a CDS encoding TauD/TfdA family dioxygenase; this encodes MPLSPLSPYWLRDNCPCTRCRDPRNGQKLFQITDLPEDLAIADQDEGADHLAVLWSDGHRSRYPLEWLDAEGADDGRNEDGKRLWAAADFAAGLPEADWGAYLADPAERAAVLGAVLRSGFAVLRGVPAVEGQVLDVARTFGYVRETNYGRLFDVRVEADPNNLAFTNAAIAPHSDNPYRDPVPTLQLLHCLDNSAVGGDSGLVDGFRAAAELRAEDPAAFAVLTRTLVPFVFRDRATELRADRPLIELDALGRIREVRFNNRSISTLRLPAAELDAFYAAYRRFAAVTLRPELRLEFRLGPGDCLIFDNVRLLHARTAFEPAGPGGGARHLQGCYADLDSLTSTLAVLNRQAAALDTIAEYFEGEGAAEYLGEAVTLAEHMLQAGALAEAAGAPAHLVAAALLHDVGHFERTGLELMAGRDNRHSDTGAAWLAQWFGPEVTEPVRLHVAAKRYLCTAEPGYRARLSEASEYTLRVQGGPMTEEQAAAFAALPGAEEAVAVRRWDEEAKYADAAMPTFDHFRPLLAALIR